GGAAGAAAGGCCCTGCTCCGAAGATGCTGGGGAACGAGGTGTGCAGCGTGTGCGGGGATAAGGCCTCGGGCTTCCACTATAACGTGCTGAGCTGCGAGGGCTGTAAGGGCTTTTTCAGACGCAGCGTGATTAAAGGGGCGCAGTACGTCTGCAAGAACTCCGGACGCTGCGAGATGGACATGTACATGCGCCGCAAGTGCCAGCAGTGCCGGCTGCGCAAGTGCAGGGAGGCGGGCATGCTGGAGCAATGTGAGTACCTGCTTATCTTCCTGTTTGAAACTGAAAAATAGTTAAATAAGTCACTAGATGATGGGGATGTAACTAAATATTGATAAATCCAAGAATCGTGGTATTTTGTTTTATGATActgattggtgtcagaagtggtacATGTACTGTTATTTTTAAACCCCGTCCACTTAATAGAAAAGTTGTACTATATTTAGATCCTGCTGTTTTgacaaatatatagaaataaatcactgtactgtttCTAAAAGTAGTATTTTAATAGCAGAAGAGAAGAATCTGCCACTGTTGATGTATTTTGTCTGAATGTCAAAATATGATGATAACAGTTTATaattttgcacatcttgtctggattttctcagtcagttttatgaggtagagtcagctggaattcaggctttcagttaacagctgtgctgaactcatcaagagttaattacttaaatttcttgtctcttaatgtgtttgagagcatcagttgtaaggtTGTGAAGAGTTTGAGTTGGTCGATATTTGGtcaaataaacctgtttttttaatcacagtttttatgcatcttggcatcatgttctcctccaccagtcttacacactgcttttggataactttacacctttactcctggtgcaaatgtcaagtagttcagcttggtttgatggattgtgatcatccatctttctcttgattatattccagatgtttttaataggATTAAACATAAGTAACAtagtttttctttgcattatttgaggtactttgaccattttctcattttccgcaaataaatgctctaaatgacaaaaataaatattgtttgtagtttctagaataaaacgacaatgttcattttactcaaacataaacctataaatagcaaaatcatagaaactggtcattttgaagaggtgtttttttttttttttttttttttttttttttttttgagctggtGATGTGCTTCTGTCTAATTCTTCTTCTTGCCCTTTCTCAGGTGTGCTCTCAGAGGAGCAGATCCGGCTGAAGAAGATGAAAAAGCAGCACGAGGATGAAGCAGGGCGGAGCTCGACTGTGGCGGCCCCCAGTCCGGCCCCGGAGGTGGCCCCGCTGGCTCCTGAACAGCAGGAGATGATTGAGAAGCTGGTGTCCATGCAGAAACAGTGCAACAAACGCTCATTCATCGACCGGCTGAAAGTCACTGTGAGTACGCCAGCAGTCCGTTACAGAAGGCTAATTATGGTATACCCGCTTGTGTGGGGGATGTTGGGCATTGTGTGCGGCTAAAGGGGACCGTATGAACATGAGCCTTAAGAATAAGATATGACTGAAAGTCTGTAATCCTCAGCTACATTAAgatgctgtgttccatttacctTTACATGTGAAATGTTGGACagtgttccagttaaacattaAGATCATTGAAAACTGTTTAACCCAAAAGAGAGCTCATGGTGACGTATGTGTCACAgacgctttaaaaaaaaaatgtgtgaagttACTTACAGTGCTTTGTCCTTCACTTGAACTTAGTGATTAGTCCTTCATATAAAGCTCCTTTTAAAAGGTTATTTCTGGGGCTCTTAAAtggtccagcgatctaaagcTCTGATCAGGAGATTTGTgtgtttgaatcctggtcatgcagcttgccatcagctgccagagccctgagagagtacaattgttcttgctctctctctgagtgggtacagtatatggcgctctttcccctcatcactcctagggtgatgtggatcagcacaaggctgcgtctgtgagctgatgtatttgaaccgagacgctgcgcttttctccgagcgttagagCTGTGATGCAACTCAagaagttcgaaaagaggtggagtctgacttcacatgtatcagaggaggcatgtgcaagtcttTACCCTCTATGTGTTTTGGCATCACCAGTGAcaagggatatacagctgaataatGGAGTAACTGCTGAATTGGTGGGACAATTGAGGGAAAAATGAGGGAAAGAAATTACTATTTTACACCATTTAAcaaacttaaagtagctccacacttcagttTCCTGGCTATTATAAACATTTGGTTCTAGGAGTAATATGAGAAGTAGTGATATAAAAAGACTTAAATGAATGTTTTACATTTCATATGGTTAAATGGTTGAAGCAGTAGAACCTGTAGAAGCAAAACAAAtccacttttaaaaggagctaatTTGATCTCCAGCACTAAACCAGCACTCGTCGTaccttcaaataaataaacacaaattcacacactgtcctgtagtgatgctctcagggaGAGTCCTAATAAGTGAGTTCCTATTATGCTGATGCTCCAACAcccggagggtgaagactagcacatgcctcctccaacacatgtgaagccagactccgcctctcTGCATTGTCGAGTAGTATCACAgtgaactcggaggaaagcgcagcgactcggttctgatacatcagctcacagacgcagccttgtgctgatccacatcaccctcggagtgatgagggaagagagcgccatctaccgtacccacccagagagagcaagaccaattgtgctctctccggGGCTCCGGTAGCTAATGACaatctacatgaacaggattcaaaccggcaaatctcctgattatagtggcaatgcttggagatcgctggtttgaatcccggtcatgcagcttgccatcagctgccatagccctgagagagcacaaaattggccttgcgctctctctctctctctctctctctctctctctctctctctctctcggtgggtagatggcccttcccccctcatcactcctatggtgatgttgccctagctaaattggaagaaaatgggaaataatgcaacaaaatcgCTGTTTTACGCCATTAAAAAAAAcgaaagtagctccacacttcagttTCCTGGCTATTATTAACATTTGGTTCTAGAAATCGTATCGTaactagttatatggaatgtaaaacattCATTTAAGTGTTTGTTTAAATGGTTGGAACAGTAGAACCTGTACAAGCAAAAACCCACTTTTAAAAGGACCTAGTattagctccagtgctaaaccAGCACtcctgtcctgtagtgatgctctttCAGGATGTTCGGTATGTGTCACTTGGGGACTTCACAAGTTTAAATGAAAGACATATAAAGTGTAAGGgacttttaaagcttttaaagggtctgtaacATTATAACACatccacatgtttttttttgggggggagggaTTTAAATGATcaagtgtctcaatacttttgtccaaatagtgTATGTATGGTTGTATAGAAATTTAGTctgatttatatgttttttttacacactgaTAACACTTTATTGACTTTATAGGAACAAGTCATTTTGTCCTTTTTACACCAGTCATCTTTGACCTCCCACACAGCCGTGGCCGCAGAGTCAGGACCCGATGAACCGAGAGGTGCGACAGCAGCGCTTCGCTCATTTCACAGAGCTGGCGATCATGTCGGTGCAGGAGATCGTAGACTTTGCTAAACAGCTGCCTGGTTTCCTGGAACTCACACGAGAGGACCAGATCGCCCTGCTGAAGACCTCCACCATAGAGGTCAGTGTCCCAGAATGCTCCTGCAGCTCTCACTCATGGGCCATGCTCTCAGTGTGAATGATGCtgtaatcatgtgtgtgtgtatatgtgtgtgtgcgtgtcatgttaaaaaaaaaatgcacacatgGGCAAATGTACATAGTTTATTGGGTTTACCGAACTCCCCTCACAGTCCAGCATTTATTAACAGAATACACACGTCACCACGAGGAGACACACCAACTCCGTATATGTAGTTTTAATAGGACGCTCACACCAAGCTAGAAGCTCATATCTGACCTCTATTATTATGCCTATGACTGGCATTATATTATACACTTACCAGAGAGTATATGGTAGTGCTGTCAGTGTTTACAGATTAACTGTGTTAACTCAAATTAATCCTATTACCAATGGTTACAATCCTTTGGATAATATTTTGGAGGTGTTTAGATATGTAAACACCCTGAGAATGCAGAATAATTTTGTAAacgaagatatatatatatcttcgtTTACAAAATTATTCTGCATGTGTTGCTGTAttgctttaatatagtctttaatattacatttacaatgtaaaaaaaatcaccaaactgaactgcttaaatttttgcaacaggagtaaagcagcataaagttatccaaaagcagtgtgtaagactggtggaggagaacatgatgccaagatgcatgacaactgtgattaaaaaccaaggttattccaccaaatattgatttctgaactcttaaaactttatgaatatcaacttgttttcttttaattatttaaggtctgaaagctctgcatcttttttgttattttatgtatattccTCAgacaaaaacagttattgtgactGGTCAACCCATTAGCATATCCATTGAACCTGTCAAGGAAATATGCCAATTTGtaaatgtatacatattttaaatggccattttctgccctctagtggtgcTGATGATCCACTGCAGTACTAATCTGCCCTTTACAcatgggacctgttttcattaaTGTCTTGTATTTCCTTTTTCTGTAGATCATGCTGCTAGAGACGTCTCGACGCTACAACCCATCGATTGAGAGCATCACGTTCCTCACTCCGGACTTCAGCTACAACAAGGACGACTTCGCCAAAGCAGGTATTATAAGTGTGATGTATCATACATAGTTATATTATTATcgttatatatttactttttttgatgTTTACTGTGGgtattctttatatttgaagtGTATTCGTACCTTTTAGTTTTgtgttagcattattattattttttttaatcatgtcaCAAAAGTGAGGATACCCCTTacagagtgtgattactgttttaacACATGCACGAATTAACTGTACTAaagggtacaaacgaaccagagtccgttttaactgcATAAAATAGTGCTGTGAAAAAATAATCACGTTTTAACCAATGAATTTCCATGGTTTTATCAAGACTTTTCCATGTCTTTAATGCAAATGTTCATgaacatatgatttttaaaacatcaatgcCGACATGGacgataaaaccaaaaatcattaaaattgatataatatagtaggtctaaaatgagtcagataaaaatgttgacacacaatctttaataataagatGTGTGTCAGATcatgagagctccattgtgtagagctaaattactgaattaactctgagctaatATATTTTGtaagcttaaaaatatatatatataatttttaatatatatatttgtgcgtgtgtgtgtgtgtgtgtgtgtgtgtgtgtgtgtgtgtgtgtatatatatatatatatatatatatatatatatatatatatatatatatatatatatatatatatattttttttttttttttacacatatatatatatatatatatatatatatatatatatatatatatatatatatatatatatatatatatatatatatatatatatatatatatatatatatatatatatatatatatatatatatatatatatttatatatatatatatatatatttatatttatttatttatttttctgttttgtctaATCGCCAAGAATACCACTATAGCAAatatataccctgaaatatcctgatattatttcAGTGTGTCTGTGACGTACAGATGTTCAAACTGACCTCTGTCCCACTGCCTTTCCAATAGGGCTGCAGATCGAGTTCATCAACCCCATCTTCGAGTTCTCTAAGGGCATGAACGACCTGCACCTGGACGAGGCAGAGTACGCACTGCTCATCGCCATCAACATCTTCTCAGCAGGTCAGAACCTCACGCAGAGAAGCTCCTGCACACAGTCCTGATCTCTCAGTCGGAGAGCTGGCTGCACTGGGAAGTTTACTCAGCAGTGAATCATGAGGAAATACACCTGTGCTCATATAAAACTAGATTATTAGATTCATTCAGGCAGaatttcccgccgtcctcccgtattagtattttcccgtaaatttcccgtattctattaaaataaaaaaaatatatattattgaggagacagggcactgaccgctctgtctctcttaaccaatcgtggagccgattcaaggagaaagtcccgcctttcaggagaaacagccaatcagcttgcaaaggagggtcagtgtggggaagccccccgtcgctgtgagttcaggcagctagtcggagcagctgatgttaaaacatatctggatatacagcgatttttctaaaagaaaggtaacggtaggctaatcatgtaaactgtgatgatatttttctgatagctgcttaaaaatactcgtctccaaaataaaacacacagattaaaccttttaaaataaaaaatgtacagcttgtgactcagtttaagcagaaatgtggagaggaccgaaatgaactgaactgatcaggggtggagtgatcaaaaggaagaagtattaattaaaatttattgtgtaggccccttaggactaatttttactgatgaaacatatctggtccatgtccttttagtaaaagctcatgatactatttttaggtcaccaacagtaattttgcagaatttgtgcaccctttgttcaattttaaatccattaaataaataaaaaatatatcatataaaagagtgcatttattacaaaaaagacatgaaatcttaattttttaaaaaatatatagaaaagggtttttaatttggctgtattaaaagaatgacatatgtaggaatgtccacaacatttcagattctgataatctaattgtagtgtgtaagtggttcacttgtggttattttagattttttttaaacctgtcttaaaatgtaagggatactgaacgttcattgggctggtgggacggctttaagcggacagaggaaaatatcccttatttttaaatctaaaacttgacaggtatggaaaTTGGTTCATGGGgttcaaagaagaaaaaaaaggcgaCCTCTCAGTACAATATAATCATATTGTAATAATTATAcaatactcgatatatcacaaaatAATTCTTTATAATACTTTACGGCATCTGTTCCACCTGAgcaggataaaatactcctaaatttttatattatgtatttattggttTCAGTTGATTttcaatttaacaaccaatattcttcaccacaggtttaccttattcatttgaaaatagtgccaccatgtggaataatgaagcagtaacttagtCGTTAGTCAAATTGGAGTCTGTATGcatgtccactggcacttaagcctcGACGCCTTCctattagggctgtccctaacgattattttttaaacgattattctaacgattatttttttcgattagtcgactaatctattcattgagaaacatatttaaataattattattttacgttttaaagcaaacgataaattactatatttatatataataacaacaacaacaacaacacaagcctactaaaccaaaccccacacttataatcacttacatgtacagcacgttgtttagatctataacgctaaaaatggataagctcccatacaccacaaccgtgtgttgttttctgtgaccgctagattttgtgaccactggcaagtagttctcagcagaccgtgagcactggccgattcgaaacgtgttcgtttctaatgtttaccccgactggccaaaacggttcagtttagggctgagggtaaggtgtaggtatagaaagcttccgttttgccaatgaacgctcataaccgtgagcactggtcacaaaattccgacggtgacagaatgcggtgtgacaccgcagcgccgacggcgctagctaaaataacttaaggcagctagcttagctaaacacctgaacttatgaataatgctactgtttctggaaactatatatataaatataaaccaaaaatgtataatttctgcctgtggcaggtttaaaacctttggtagacagtcttaagtctttttaaggacacccgcggagaccctgatgtaaacggtaacttactgtgtgaccctgttgacatagtgctcctggatgtttgcgcttcaagtgctccttttgcacgtatggcagaggaccacattgttgcccttttgcgtgaaatgctcccaaactttagatgcccgctggcgtttttttgtagctggagattgctctccggagtccaagctctctagagcttagattctctgcccgaacccgacatgacccgaggcccgcccgtaaatccgacccgggctccagaaaatagtccgagatgtaggcgtctgttttttaattatatttttatttaaaaaaaaaataacgaaaactgaaagtgaaactaaactaatttatttataagcgctgttttcactaccgcagttctacagcgggggtgttgggccgattctgtccgcgaagcgggagtcagatttagcagagagtcggattcggcacaaacgcggcggcacctcgcggtccgcggtgtcagttgtaagcgctcgcgctagccgcaaaatacggcagaaaacactgagggagctgcagaattatgtatgggactagaataggagcacgaggagatcaaagagaaccttcacctgtgagtagttctcaccagaacacgcaaatctctctttctctctctgtctctctgtctctctctctctctctctctctctctctctcgcacgtgaactcctccgcgtttgacctgcagaactgtgtttagctgttcttaaaaatcattttaattaaataatagttctatgcttctatgttaccgtgttaattaacataattctgatcatatttcgctcattaaaacagcccgaaaacagccagttggaatttttgggcccgatctaacctctaatgctctccacaggcgccgccatgtttacgacgcgccgacgcacgttatgcaaatcgatgtatttttgtaatcgatgacgtcgattatgtcgacgcgtcgccccagccctacttcctattcatttaaataaagaGAGCCTCTGCGTGCTGCGGTTCATGCTGGGTTACGTTGTTTTAAATTCAGCCCCGCCCTacagccaaaaaaataaaataaataaataaattcagcagagctcaatttattcaaatgaatccagccaatcagggaacagcaggctccGACTCCACGTACATACGATCCTCAGACACAAAGAATGGGTgtctttcaaccacagaagagaagctgaaaatggcagaatttggatttaaagaaataaagattACAGTGAGATTTACTAAAAAAAtttaatcttaaacttatgatttcCTGTAGCTTCATTTAAAGTCACAGACATGCCCACACGCAGGGAGACGAGTGAACTGGCACGGCAGAATGCGTTAAAGAAAAGTGCCAGTGTACATAAACCGTATGTATCCTGGAAAATA
Above is a genomic segment from Astyanax mexicanus isolate ESR-SI-001 chromosome 23, AstMex3_surface, whole genome shotgun sequence containing:
- the nr1h3 gene encoding oxysterols receptor LXR-alpha isoform X1, with amino-acid sequence MATLSATDISDVGHGESLGCVTEEGSSVAEVKHEVHSSSSQPTSFCSSPNELSDSLVMEPIDIKPEPSADTPVAEGQPVKRKKGPAPKMLGNEVCSVCGDKASGFHYNVLSCEGCKGFFRRSVIKGAQYVCKNSGRCEMDMYMRRKCQQCRLRKCREAGMLEQCVLSEEQIRLKKMKKQHEDEAGRSSTVAAPSPAPEVAPLAPEQQEMIEKLVSMQKQCNKRSFIDRLKVTPWPQSQDPMNREVRQQRFAHFTELAIMSVQEIVDFAKQLPGFLELTREDQIALLKTSTIEIMLLETSRRYNPSIESITFLTPDFSYNKDDFAKAGLQIEFINPIFEFSKGMNDLHLDEAEYALLIAINIFSADRPNVQDHDLVEKLQQPYVDALHSYIRIKRPNDHLMFPRMLMKLVSLRTLSSVHSEQVFALRLQDKKLPPLLSEIWDVHE
- the nr1h3 gene encoding oxysterols receptor LXR-alpha isoform X2, which translates into the protein MDVGVLCVLCVCSAGESLGCVTEEGSSVAEVKHEVHSSSSQPTSFCSSPNELSDSLVMEPIDIKPEPSADTPVAEGQPVKRKKGPAPKMLGNEVCSVCGDKASGFHYNVLSCEGCKGFFRRSVIKGAQYVCKNSGRCEMDMYMRRKCQQCRLRKCREAGMLEQCVLSEEQIRLKKMKKQHEDEAGRSSTVAAPSPAPEVAPLAPEQQEMIEKLVSMQKQCNKRSFIDRLKVTPWPQSQDPMNREVRQQRFAHFTELAIMSVQEIVDFAKQLPGFLELTREDQIALLKTSTIEIMLLETSRRYNPSIESITFLTPDFSYNKDDFAKAGLQIEFINPIFEFSKGMNDLHLDEAEYALLIAINIFSADRPNVQDHDLVEKLQQPYVDALHSYIRIKRPNDHLMFPRMLMKLVSLRTLSSVHSEQVFALRLQDKKLPPLLSEIWDVHE